One part of the Mesorhizobium sp. M4B.F.Ca.ET.058.02.1.1 genome encodes these proteins:
- a CDS encoding cupin domain-containing protein, with product MTVTKIFSHAGEAAWTPTPDGNRRRVLLHTDELMMVEFGFDKGGVGALHSHPHVQASYVAEGRFEVTVDGRTEVLEAGGSFIVPSNMPHGVRALEAGRLVDSFTPHRADFLG from the coding sequence ATGACCGTGACGAAGATATTCTCGCATGCCGGCGAGGCTGCATGGACGCCGACGCCGGACGGCAACCGCCGGCGCGTGCTCCTCCACACGGACGAGCTGATGATGGTCGAGTTCGGCTTCGACAAGGGTGGCGTCGGCGCGCTGCATTCGCATCCGCATGTGCAGGCGAGCTACGTCGCCGAAGGCCGCTTCGAGGTGACCGTCGACGGCCGGACCGAAGTTCTGGAAGCCGGCGGCAGCTTCATCGTTCCGTCCAATATGCCGCACGGCGTCAGGGCGCTGGAGGCCGGGCGCCTGGTCGACAGCTTCACGCCGCACCGAGCCGATTTCCTCGGCTGA
- the recQ gene encoding DNA helicase RecQ encodes MHRSAASVPADARDAKHRVLKDVFGYDDFRPGQAAVMEALLNGRHVLAVMPTGAGKSLCYQVPALVLGGLTIVVSPLVALMQDQVAALRLAGVAADTINSSLDREANVAAWRRVASGQTRLLYLAPERLMTERMLDALARLDVRLIAIDEAHCISQWGPAFRREYEDLSRLGGIFPDVPVIALTATADEGTRADIEARLFSGRVETLVLGFDRPNIKLAIEAKQDSKRQLLRFIERHPGRSGIVYCLSRRKTEEVAAFLEKNGVTALAYHAGMSKDAREANQNAFMTLSGVVMVATIAFGMGIDKPDVAYVVHTDLPSSLEAYYQEIGRAGRDGRPAEAHMLFGLGDIRTRRMFIEDEDASPEHKRRSHGRLDTLIGYCETAQCRRQVLLGYFGEQAEPCGNCDNCLEQVPRADGSAEARLILAAVAQSGERFGAAHVIDILLGHETEKVLARSHHRLGSFGSGTAHKRPAWLSLIRQLVAGGFLVPDPAGHGGLAISENGHALGRGEVSFEYRVETRHRAMRGKARSGEGGGAEADGVDAALLATLKALRLRLAKERQVPAYVVFSDRTLIDMAERRPNDLDAFAEVNGVGEAKLREFGEIFLEAIAGHRAV; translated from the coding sequence ATGCATAGATCGGCGGCGAGCGTCCCGGCGGATGCACGGGATGCCAAGCATCGCGTCCTCAAGGACGTGTTCGGCTACGACGATTTTCGCCCCGGCCAGGCCGCTGTGATGGAAGCGCTGCTCAACGGACGCCATGTGCTGGCGGTGATGCCGACCGGCGCCGGCAAATCGCTCTGCTACCAGGTCCCGGCGCTGGTGCTGGGCGGGCTCACCATCGTCGTGTCGCCGCTGGTGGCGCTGATGCAGGACCAGGTCGCGGCGCTGCGTCTGGCGGGTGTGGCCGCCGACACGATCAATTCCTCGCTCGACCGCGAGGCCAATGTCGCCGCCTGGCGCCGTGTCGCGTCGGGCCAGACGCGGTTGCTCTATCTCGCGCCGGAGCGGCTGATGACCGAGCGCATGCTCGATGCGCTGGCCAGGCTCGACGTCCGCCTGATCGCCATCGACGAGGCGCATTGCATTTCGCAATGGGGGCCAGCATTCCGGCGCGAATATGAAGACCTGTCGCGGCTCGGCGGCATCTTCCCGGATGTGCCCGTCATCGCGCTGACGGCGACGGCGGACGAAGGGACTCGCGCCGACATCGAAGCCCGGCTGTTCTCCGGGCGCGTCGAGACCCTGGTGCTGGGCTTCGACCGGCCGAACATCAAGCTTGCCATCGAGGCCAAGCAGGACAGCAAGCGCCAGTTGCTGCGCTTCATCGAACGCCATCCAGGGCGCAGCGGCATCGTCTATTGCCTGTCGCGCAGGAAGACGGAGGAGGTGGCGGCCTTCCTCGAGAAGAACGGCGTCACCGCGCTCGCCTATCATGCCGGCATGAGCAAGGACGCGCGTGAAGCGAATCAAAACGCCTTCATGACGCTCTCCGGCGTCGTCATGGTGGCCACCATCGCCTTCGGCATGGGCATCGACAAGCCCGACGTCGCCTATGTCGTCCACACCGACCTGCCCAGCAGCCTGGAAGCCTATTACCAGGAGATCGGCCGCGCCGGCCGTGACGGCCGGCCGGCAGAGGCGCATATGCTGTTCGGCCTCGGCGACATCCGCACACGCCGCATGTTCATCGAGGATGAGGACGCCTCGCCGGAGCACAAAAGGCGCTCGCATGGCCGGCTCGATACGCTGATCGGCTATTGCGAGACGGCGCAGTGCCGGCGCCAGGTGCTGCTCGGCTATTTCGGCGAACAGGCCGAGCCGTGCGGCAATTGCGACAATTGCCTCGAGCAGGTGCCGCGCGCGGACGGCAGCGCCGAGGCGCGCCTCATCCTTGCCGCCGTCGCCCAGAGCGGCGAACGTTTCGGCGCCGCCCATGTCATCGACATCCTGCTCGGCCACGAAACCGAGAAGGTGCTGGCCAGGAGCCATCACAGGCTTGGAAGCTTCGGCAGCGGGACGGCGCACAAGCGGCCCGCATGGCTGTCGCTGATCCGCCAGCTCGTCGCCGGCGGGTTTCTCGTACCTGATCCCGCCGGTCATGGCGGTCTTGCCATTTCCGAAAACGGCCATGCGCTCGGTCGTGGCGAGGTTTCGTTCGAGTATCGCGTCGAGACGCGGCACCGCGCCATGCGTGGCAAAGCGCGTTCCGGCGAGGGTGGCGGCGCGGAGGCGGACGGCGTGGATGCAGCGCTGCTCGCCACGCTCAAGGCCCTGAGGCTGCGCCTGGCCAAGGAACGCCAGGTGCCGGCCTATGTCGTGTTCTCCGACCGCACGCTGATCGACATGGCCGAGCGCCGCCCGAACGACCTCGACGCTTTCGCCGAAGTGAACGGCGTCGGCGAGGCCAAGCTGAGGGAGTTCGGCGAGATTTTTCTCGAAGCGATTGCGGGGCATCGCGCGGTCTAG
- a CDS encoding shikimate kinase, whose translation MRRGRSGSTPELKELRRRLERDTSRPLLQGADIEQKVDQLYEERSPFYQKADIRLPLVPPFQKDKKDARICVKELYAFLCSDREAALPAAEISHVSGASGTAISMSPTAQRMHDDHHNGYDCGGGVVETIQAPAALLSERERPPLLDTLTADPQPLLAGNNARANLASSTRSRERSSRGR comes from the coding sequence ATAAGGCGAGGTCGATCTGGCTCGACACCCGAGCTGAAAGAGCTCCGCAGGCGCCTCGAGAGGGACACCAGCCGGCCGCTGCTGCAAGGCGCCGACATCGAGCAGAAGGTTGACCAGCTGTACGAAGAGCGCAGTCCGTTCTACCAAAAGGCCGATATCAGGTTGCCCCTCGTCCCGCCCTTTCAAAAAGACAAGAAGGACGCCCGCATTTGCGTGAAGGAACTCTACGCTTTCCTGTGCAGCGACAGAGAAGCCGCTCTGCCCGCTGCCGAGATATCACATGTCTCCGGTGCTTCCGGCACCGCCATCAGCATGTCCCCAACAGCTCAGCGCATGCACGATGATCATCACAACGGCTACGATTGCGGGGGCGGCGTCGTGGAAACCATCCAGGCGCCGGCGGCACTATTGAGTGAAAGGGAACGGCCGCCGCTCCTCGACACCCTCACCGCCGACCCGCAGCCTTTGCTGGCCGGCAATAACGCACGAGCGAATTTAGCGTCTTCCACGAGAAGCAGGGAACGCTCAAGTCGAGGACGATAG
- a CDS encoding glycosyltransferase family 9 protein has product MDSTAPLLIFYARNDALGDGLLRLPALRAARTAFPQSHIVYGTMGNSSLTGVLRKHVASLIDDFRAVTPLSAVLAEFKPRGGQTTLVDFRTGVPGLLVTGLQLIGRGVRYEPNFAGYMLSWRAGVRWTLRPEHNAWRYHRLVERLAGRHLPFDHRLDVPKAARAMARQLRGADQRPLILLGGNAKGNKFMSDAQVAAVAGNLIDAGCRVLYLVTPGSGPSPQTLAAKEPRLQLVGPELGLDAEAFSDLLLALGEMAAAYVGMEGGLGHLFATVMTPAVIINNGANMERWRPLSNTVEVVTAPRRGRSAKVSDTPAEAIIEATHRLLAASRRDHALPR; this is encoded by the coding sequence ATGGATTCGACCGCACCGCTGCTGATCTTCTACGCCCGCAACGACGCCCTCGGCGACGGATTGCTAAGGCTGCCGGCATTGCGCGCCGCAAGAACGGCCTTCCCGCAGAGCCACATCGTCTATGGCACAATGGGCAACTCCTCGCTCACCGGTGTCTTGCGGAAGCACGTCGCTTCCCTCATCGACGATTTCAGGGCGGTGACGCCGCTTTCGGCTGTCCTCGCCGAGTTCAAGCCGCGCGGCGGGCAAACGACGCTCGTCGATTTCCGCACCGGCGTGCCCGGCCTGCTGGTGACCGGATTGCAGCTCATCGGCCGCGGCGTTCGCTACGAGCCCAATTTTGCCGGCTATATGCTGTCCTGGCGTGCGGGCGTCAGATGGACGCTGCGTCCCGAACACAATGCCTGGCGCTACCATCGGCTGGTGGAGCGGCTGGCCGGCAGGCATCTGCCATTCGACCACAGGCTGGACGTTCCGAAGGCTGCCCGCGCCATGGCGCGTCAGTTGCGCGGCGCGGACCAGCGTCCGCTCATCCTTCTTGGCGGCAACGCCAAGGGCAACAAGTTCATGAGCGACGCTCAGGTCGCCGCCGTCGCCGGCAACCTCATCGATGCCGGCTGCCGGGTGCTCTATCTGGTCACCCCGGGCAGCGGACCGAGCCCGCAGACCCTTGCCGCGAAGGAACCCCGTCTTCAACTGGTCGGCCCGGAGCTTGGGCTCGATGCCGAAGCATTCAGCGACCTGCTGCTTGCGCTCGGCGAAATGGCGGCCGCCTATGTCGGCATGGAAGGCGGTCTGGGGCATCTGTTCGCCACCGTCATGACCCCGGCGGTGATCATCAACAATGGCGCTAACATGGAACGTTGGCGGCCGCTGTCGAACACCGTCGAGGTGGTCACCGCGCCTAGGCGCGGGCGATCGGCGAAAGTCTCCGATACGCCGGCCGAGGCGATTATCGAAGCCACCCATCGCTTGCTCGCCGCGAGCCGACGCGACCACGCCTTGCCGCGCTAG
- the hutH gene encoding histidine ammonia-lyase — protein sequence MTIIIDNAANWRDIARVGDGEKLALAPAAWDRIAHANRIVASLVEKGIRAYGVNTGVGALSSQVVAPALQEKLSRNIILSHACGVGELAPERGIRAIIAVQVANFAHGHSGVRPEIVRNLLTFLERDCIPEVPSRGSAGYLTHNAHIALVLIGEGMARVAGRRMNGREALAEIGLEPLVLGAKEGLSLVNGTACATGLTSIAVARAERLLGWADAAAALTLEAAGGQMAAFDEDVLAMRPSPGIQSVGASLRRLLDGSGLIAAAHGSRTQDALSLRAVPHVHGAAREVLERSAQLVDRELASVTDNPIVSGSLDDPRVFSQAHPVAAALGQTADSLTIALAQVAAMSERRIDRLVNPLVNNLPAFLAAEGGCNSGFMIAQYTATSLSNVNRRLAAPAATDGGVTSGLQEDFLAHPTVAANKLLAVIDNAEYILAIELMAAAQAHDFLSDRAARAPGTDAIYRAIRQRVGHYSDDRPLSWDMERLRDFIREADVRQ from the coding sequence ATGACGATAATCATCGACAATGCCGCAAATTGGCGCGACATCGCGCGCGTGGGAGACGGCGAAAAGCTGGCGTTGGCGCCGGCCGCCTGGGATCGCATCGCGCATGCGAACCGCATCGTGGCAAGCCTCGTCGAAAAGGGCATCCGCGCCTATGGCGTGAATACGGGCGTCGGGGCGCTTTCGAGCCAGGTGGTGGCGCCTGCCCTCCAGGAGAAGCTGTCGCGCAACATCATTCTCAGCCACGCTTGCGGCGTCGGCGAACTGGCGCCCGAACGCGGGATCCGCGCCATCATCGCCGTGCAGGTGGCAAATTTCGCGCATGGCCATTCGGGCGTGCGGCCTGAGATCGTCCGCAATCTGCTCACCTTCCTTGAGCGCGACTGCATTCCGGAAGTTCCTTCTCGGGGATCCGCCGGATATCTCACGCACAATGCCCATATAGCGCTGGTGCTGATCGGCGAGGGCATGGCAAGGGTCGCCGGGCGCAGGATGAACGGTCGCGAGGCTTTGGCCGAGATCGGCCTCGAGCCGCTGGTGCTGGGCGCCAAGGAAGGTTTGAGCCTCGTCAACGGCACGGCGTGCGCAACCGGCCTGACAAGCATCGCGGTGGCTCGCGCCGAGCGTCTATTGGGTTGGGCCGATGCCGCCGCGGCGCTCACGCTGGAGGCCGCCGGCGGGCAGATGGCGGCCTTCGACGAAGATGTGCTTGCCATGCGGCCTTCGCCCGGCATCCAGTCGGTTGGCGCTTCATTGCGGCGCCTGCTCGATGGCAGCGGGCTGATCGCGGCTGCGCATGGCAGTCGCACGCAAGACGCCCTCAGCCTCCGCGCGGTGCCGCATGTGCATGGCGCGGCGCGCGAAGTGCTTGAGCGCTCCGCGCAACTGGTCGATCGCGAACTGGCTTCGGTAACCGACAATCCCATCGTATCCGGCTCGCTCGATGACCCGCGGGTGTTTTCGCAGGCGCATCCGGTCGCGGCCGCGCTCGGTCAGACCGCCGACAGTTTGACGATTGCGCTGGCGCAGGTCGCCGCCATGAGCGAACGTCGCATCGACCGCCTGGTCAACCCGCTGGTCAACAATCTGCCGGCATTTCTCGCGGCGGAAGGCGGTTGCAACTCGGGCTTCATGATCGCCCAGTACACCGCCACGTCGCTAAGCAACGTCAATCGGCGCCTTGCCGCGCCGGCAGCAACCGACGGCGGCGTGACATCCGGCCTGCAGGAGGATTTCCTCGCCCACCCGACGGTGGCGGCCAACAAGCTCTTGGCGGTCATCGACAACGCCGAATACATTCTGGCGATCGAACTCATGGCGGCCGCGCAGGCGCATGATTTCCTGTCCGACCGCGCGGCACGGGCGCCAGGCACCGATGCCATCTATCGCGCCATCCGCCAGCGCGTCGGGCACTACAGCGACGACCGCCCGCTGTCCTGGGACATGGAAAGGTTGCGCGATTTCATCCGCGAGGCCGATGTGAGGCAGTGA
- a CDS encoding shikimate kinase, which produces MRQDGIEVKVPHLDQRSGGQVWIADELTGQSVSTAPEAQLVTNAVRHVFEIPDEAFTRAFRKAALAFEERDCSEVETTNWVIRMDRPRLRGVHTAFRTAQNYRFEVEFPTPASYRAELAHRAQSSQLVPIPRGAWEILHWDSSGESRSRAAGTSRSPIVARQQIAVARSPQAGEILAALGTRPVVLVGMPASGKSTIGAQLAKELGVEFVDIDKHIVADHGNLMEMFADPGRGEAHFRDLETKELAKQLERGPIVIATGGGCFGKESNQALILNKARSIWLDTRAERAPQAPREGHQPAAAARRRHRAEG; this is translated from the coding sequence TTGCGGCAGGACGGCATCGAGGTGAAGGTGCCGCATCTTGACCAACGGTCGGGCGGGCAGGTCTGGATAGCCGACGAGTTGACCGGCCAGAGCGTGAGCACGGCGCCGGAGGCCCAACTGGTCACCAATGCCGTGCGCCATGTCTTCGAGATCCCGGACGAGGCTTTTACGCGCGCCTTCAGGAAGGCGGCACTGGCCTTCGAGGAGCGGGACTGCAGCGAGGTCGAGACCACCAACTGGGTCATCAGGATGGACAGGCCGCGGTTACGCGGCGTTCACACGGCGTTCAGAACCGCGCAGAACTATCGCTTCGAGGTCGAGTTCCCTACGCCGGCCAGTTATCGGGCCGAGCTCGCGCACCGCGCGCAGAGCTCACAGCTAGTCCCCATTCCCCGTGGTGCCTGGGAGATATTACACTGGGACTCGTCAGGAGAAAGCAGGTCGAGGGCGGCAGGGACCTCCAGGTCGCCCATCGTCGCAAGACAACAGATTGCGGTCGCTCGCTCGCCGCAAGCCGGCGAGATCCTCGCGGCCCTCGGTACGCGGCCGGTCGTGCTCGTCGGCATGCCGGCGAGCGGCAAGTCGACCATCGGCGCCCAGCTTGCCAAGGAGTTGGGGGTGGAGTTTGTCGACATCGATAAGCATATCGTCGCCGATCACGGCAATCTGATGGAGATGTTCGCCGACCCTGGCCGTGGCGAGGCGCACTTCAGGGACCTGGAGACCAAAGAGCTCGCCAAGCAGCTGGAGAGAGGCCCCATCGTCATCGCAACCGGCGGCGGCTGCTTTGGCAAGGAGTCCAATCAAGCCCTGATTCTTAATAAGGCGAGGTCGATCTGGCTCGACACCCGAGCTGAAAGAGCTCCGCAGGCGCCTCGAGAGGGACACCAGCCGGCCGCTGCTGCAAGGCGCCGACATCGAGCAGAAGGTTGA